The proteins below are encoded in one region of Virgibacillus dokdonensis:
- a CDS encoding DUF1648 domain-containing protein translates to MKVKSFKYLLTSISVLILVYHLINMFIFWPEIPERIAIHFTKGEPDNWGLKYFLLVIPLIGLFLWWLIGLLTKHPEKLNYINLTEKNREKQYTMAKEIMILMQNLLFIISIFANESLLRYAAGMENGVFIFLSLFLLAVILISLFFNLIWAATLKE, encoded by the coding sequence ATGAAAGTAAAGTCATTTAAGTACCTACTTACTTCTATCTCTGTGCTCATTTTGGTTTATCATTTGATAAATATGTTTATTTTTTGGCCAGAAATTCCAGAACGTATAGCGATTCATTTCACAAAAGGGGAACCAGATAATTGGGGTTTGAAATACTTTTTACTAGTCATTCCGTTAATAGGATTATTTTTATGGTGGTTAATCGGTTTACTAACGAAGCATCCTGAAAAATTAAATTATATTAATTTAACGGAGAAAAACCGAGAGAAACAATATACTATGGCGAAGGAAATAATGATTCTAATGCAGAATTTATTGTTTATAATCTCCATATTCGCTAATGAGTCTCTTTTGAGATATGCAGCAGGAATGGAAAATGGTGTATTTATTTTCTTATCTCTATTTTTATTAGCAGTAATTTTGATATCCCTTTTTTTCAATCTAATTTGGGCGGCAACATTAAAAGAGTAG
- a CDS encoding coenzyme F420-0:L-glutamate ligase, with the protein MERVVGTVVRGLRCPIINEGDNIEEIVVDSVLNASEVEGFPINDKDIVTVTESVVARAQGNYASIDHIATDIQVKFGDETIGVIFPILSRNRFAICLRGIAKGAKKIVLMLNYPSDEVGNHLVDLDMLDEKGVNPWTDVLTEEQFRDLFGQQKHTFTGIDYIDYYKSIVEEYGIECEVIFANDPKTILDYTKSVLSCDIHSRCRTKRILTAHGADKVYSLDDILKNSIDGSGYNEAYGLLGSNKSTEDTVKLFPRNCQPVVDKIQQMLKEKTGKNVEVMVYGDGAFKDPVGKIWELADPVVSPAYTSGLEGTPNEVKLKYLADNNFADLKGEALQEAINNYIENKGEDLVGSMETQGTTPRKLTDLIGSLSDLTSGSGDKGTPIIYIQGYFDNYTK; encoded by the coding sequence TTGGAAAGAGTAGTCGGAACAGTTGTTAGAGGACTTCGTTGCCCCATTATAAATGAAGGAGACAATATTGAAGAAATTGTTGTCGATAGCGTATTGAACGCCTCCGAAGTGGAAGGTTTTCCAATAAATGACAAGGACATCGTTACAGTTACGGAATCCGTCGTAGCACGTGCGCAAGGGAATTATGCGTCAATCGACCATATTGCTACAGATATTCAAGTCAAATTTGGCGACGAGACCATTGGCGTTATATTTCCTATTTTAAGCAGAAATCGTTTTGCTATTTGTCTACGTGGTATTGCCAAAGGCGCTAAAAAAATTGTCTTAATGCTGAACTACCCTTCTGATGAAGTAGGAAACCATTTAGTAGATCTCGATATGCTGGATGAAAAAGGGGTAAATCCTTGGACAGATGTGTTAACAGAAGAACAATTCCGCGACCTTTTTGGTCAGCAAAAGCACACATTTACTGGTATTGACTATATCGATTATTATAAATCCATTGTGGAAGAGTATGGCATTGAATGTGAAGTTATTTTCGCCAATGATCCAAAAACCATTTTAGATTATACGAAAAGTGTACTCAGCTGTGATATTCATTCACGATGTAGAACGAAAAGAATTTTAACAGCTCATGGTGCTGACAAAGTTTACAGTCTGGATGACATCTTAAAAAATTCTATCGATGGCAGTGGCTATAATGAAGCATATGGACTATTAGGGTCTAATAAATCTACTGAAGATACCGTTAAGCTTTTCCCTAGAAATTGTCAACCTGTAGTCGATAAAATTCAACAGATGCTTAAGGAGAAGACTGGGAAAAATGTAGAAGTGATGGTATACGGAGATGGTGCATTTAAAGATCCTGTAGGGAAAATTTGGGAGCTTGCTGACCCTGTCGTCTCACCTGCTTATACATCTGGACTTGAAGGTACGCCAAACGAGGTGAAATTAAAATATCTTGCGGATAATAATTTTGCCGACTTAAAAGGAGAAGCACTTCAAGAAGCGATTAACAACTATATTGAAAATAAAGGCGAAGATCTTGTTGGTTCCATGGAAACACAAGGAACAACGCCGAGAAAGCTGACAGACTTAATCGGGTCCTTATCTGACTTAACATCAGGTAGCGGTGACAAAGGAACACCGATTATTTACATCCAAGGCTATTTTGATAATTATACGAAATAA
- a CDS encoding FeoB-associated Cys-rich membrane protein, with the protein MIVNIFLGLIIFGYAGWMMFRHIKKSKQGKCAACPLNKSCSGSCSETESTSMTEKN; encoded by the coding sequence ATGATTGTAAATATCTTCCTTGGTTTAATTATATTTGGTTATGCGGGTTGGATGATGTTTCGCCACATTAAAAAAAGCAAACAAGGAAAGTGTGCAGCTTGTCCGCTCAATAAGTCATGTAGCGGTTCTTGCTCTGAAACGGAATCTACTTCTATGACGGAGAAGAACTAG